GGCAGAGAAAGAGGTGGGGGATTTGACGGGTCTTGTTAAAGGGAGCATTGCCCTGGGGGCAAGTACCACAATAGGGAACTACCTGCTGCCAAAGGTTATAGCGGATTTCAGAAAGACCCGTCCAAAGATAAAAATTCATCTCCAGATCGGCAATACAAAGAGGGTTATCGAGCTCCTCAAGTCGGGGAATATAGACCTGGGACTTGTTGAGGGAGATGTTACAAAGCAAAAGATAGCAGTGGAGCGACTCATAAAGGATGAACTCTGCCTGATCGTACCCCCTCAACATACATGGTCAAAGAAGGCAGACATATCCTTTCTTGATATAACAAAGGAGCCCTTTATTTTCAGGGAAGAGGGTTCCGGTACCAGACAGGTTATCGAGAAATATTTTACCAAGCATGGCATAACTACTCAGAATATGAAGATATCCATGATCCTTGGTGGCACAGAGGCCATCAAGCATACAGTTGAAAATGGCATGGGTATCTCCATAGTCTCAAGGTGGGCTGCCCTGAAAGAGGCAAAATTCGGC
This genomic interval from Nitrospirota bacterium contains the following:
- a CDS encoding selenium metabolism-associated LysR family transcriptional regulator — translated: MAMDDHKLRVFCTVAETKSFSKASEIIHLTQPAVSLQIQALEELYETKLFDRSSNTVTLTPAGEVLYKYAKHILGLYASAEKEVGDLTGLVKGSIALGASTTIGNYLLPKVIADFRKTRPKIKIHLQIGNTKRVIELLKSGNIDLGLVEGDVTKQKIAVERLIKDELCLIVPPQHTWSKKADISFLDITKEPFIFREEGSGTRQVIEKYFTKHGITTQNMKISMILGGTEAIKHTVENGMGISIVSRWAALKEAKFGTLKMLSFKEEKMMRDFSLVSQKYSVFSHAVDEFLEYLKSYPYDKLLSHES